CAACCAGGCTGGCGAGGACAACCGCAACGTCGGTCGGATGGGGCTGCTGCTCGCCGGTGTGCCGCCGTCGGTGCCGGCGACGACGGTCAATCGGTTGTGCGGCTCGAGCCTCGACGCGGTCATGATCGGCTCCCGCGCGATCGACACCGGCGAGGCCGACGTGATCTTGACCGGGGGTGTCGAATCGATGACGCGCGCGCCGTGGGTGCTGCCCAAGCCTAGCCGCCCCTTCCCAGCAGGCAACGAAACCCTGGTCTCGACCACGCTGGGCTGGCGGCTGGTCAACGAGAAGATGCCGAAGGAGTGGACCGTCGCCCTCGGCGAGGCCAACGAGCAGCTCCGGGAGCGCTTCGGCATCAGCCGCGAACGCCAAGACGAGTTCGCCGCCCGCTCCCACCAGCTCGCCAACGCCGCGTGGGAGGCCGGCTTCTACGACGCGCTCGTCACCCCGGTGACGCTGCCCAACGGCGAGACCTTCCGCCGCGACGAGGGCATCCGTCCCAGCTCGACGCCCGAAACCCTCGCCGCCCTCAAGCCGGTGTTCCGCAAGGACGGCACAATCACGGCCGGCAACGCCTCGCCGCTCAACGACGGCGCGTCCGCTGTGCTGCTGGGCTCCGAATCAGCCAGCACCAAGATCGGCCGTGACCCCATCGCCCGCATCGCCGGTCGCGGCGTCTTCGCCCTCGACCCACAGGACTTCGGCTATGCCCCGGTGGAGGCGGCCAACCGGGCACTCGCGGGCGCCGGCATCTCGTGGGGGGCTGTCGGTGCCGTCGAGCTCAACGAGGCTTTCGCGGTCCAGTCGCTAGCCTGCATCGACGCATGGCTCAAGGAGGGGCTGACCGATCCCGAACTCGTCAACAGCAAGGGCGGTGCGATCGCGATCGGCCACCCGCTCGGGGCCTCGGGGGGGCGCTTGATCGGCACGCTTGCCGCGGTCCTGCAGGAGAGGAAGGAGCGCTACGGCGTCGCCGCGATCTGCATCGGCGTCGGCCAGGCCCTCGCCGTCGTCCTCGAAAACCTCGAGGTCGCCTGACATGGCTCATGCCAGCATCTTGGCGACGACCGACCAGGCGGTCGCGGGCATCGAGGACGCCTCAACCATCCTTATCGGCGGCTTCGGTCTGGCCGGCATGCCCTTCGACCTGATCGACGCGCTGATCCGGCAGGGCGCCAAAGACCTCACGATCGTCGCCAACAACGCCGGCAACGCCGAGGTTGGGCTTGCGGCCCTGCTGAAGGCGAAACGAGTGCGGAAGATCCTCTGCTCCTTCCCTCGCCAAGTCGACTCCTACGTCTTCGACGAGCTCTACCGCGAGGGCAAGATCGAACTCGAGGTCGTGCCGCAGGGCAACCTCGCCGAGCGGATGCGCGCCGCCGGTGCCGGCATCGGCGCCTTCTTCAGTCCGACAGCCGTCGGCACGCCCCTGGCCGAGGGCAAGGAGGAGCGCACGATCGACGGCAAGCGTTACATCCTCGAGTACCCCATCCGAGGCGACTACGCGCTGATCAGCGCCCACCAGTCGGACGTCATGGGCAACCTCGTCTACCGCAAGACCGCCCGCAACTTCGGGCCGGTCATGGCCACCGCTGCTGCGACCACGATAGTGCAGGTCAACGAGATCGTCCCCACTGGCTACCTGGACCCGGAGAGAATCGTCACCCCGTCCATCTACGTCGACCGGGTCGTCCAGACCGAGGCCCGCCACTACACCGTCAAGGGAGCACGCTGATGACCGCTCAGACCAGCACCCGAGCACCGCTGACGATGGATCAACTCGCCGCAGTCATCGCCCACGACATCCCAGAAGGCTCCTACGTCAACCTCGGTATCGGCCAGCCGACGAAGATCGCCGATCACCTACCCAAGGACGAGAGCGGCAACGTCAACGTCATCCTCCACACCGAGAACGGCATGCTCGGCATGGGCCGCAAGGCCGAGGGCGCGGAGGTCGATGCGGACCTCACCAACGCCGGCAAGGTGCCCGTCGTCGAGACGCCGGGCTGCTCCTACTTCCACCACGCCGACTCGTTCGCGATGATGCGCGGCGGTCACCTCGACGTCTGCGTGCTGGGCGCCTTCCAGGTCGCAACCAACGGTGATCTCGCCAACTGGAGCACCGGAAAGTCCGGAGACATTCCGGCCGTCGGCGGCGCGATGGACCTCGCCATCGGCGCGAAGGACGTCTACGTGATGATGAGCCTCTTCACGAAGGACGGCACGCCGAAACTCGTCCAAGCCTGCACAATGCCGCTCACCGGCATCGGTTGCGTGAGCCGGGTATACACCGACTACGGCGTGGTCGACCTCGGCCCCGATGGGGCACGCATCCGGGAGACCTTTGGCATCACGCCCGACGAACTGTTCGCCAAGGTGGCCGCGTTTCAACGGTGACCGCGGTGCCGCGTGGATTGCTCCTGCTCCGACGGCCAGCGCGAGCCCGAGAACCGGGTGAGGCTGCCGGGTGCGGTGGAGCCGTGGCCGGCGGTAGCACTCATGAGCACCAGGCCCGCGAGCGCGGCGGCTAGGGCGAGATCAAGCGGCAGATCGCGGGACACGCCATCGGCCACGACCGCACGCTGACGCGCGCCGATCCGGCGAAGGCAAGCACTACTTCCTCGACTACCGTGGGGACTCGAACATCGCCGCGGACTGCTTCAACTACCCGCTCGACTTCCTGGCCGTGCGCAAAGCGCTCGCCAAGGTCATGCCGTCCCATAATGCAGATGAAGGAGCGGTCAGAGGCCATCGGCCGCGCGGCGGAGGACCGTGCGCCGGTGTCGACGACGCCGGCACTCGATGTGGGACTCGCTCCCGCCACGTCGAGATGACGCCGAAGCCTGCGCTCGGTGCTCGAATCGGCCTCAGAACGCCGCTGAGAGACCAGGAACCTTGCCTCACGGGCGCGGGGCGCCGGTGCGTTGTCTCAGAGCGATTCTGAGCGATCCCGCCCGCTATTGCCGTCAAGGCCTAGAGCCATGCCCGACCCCGTGGCTTACGCCCTCCTCATCGTCGCGGCGATCGCTTACCTGGGTGGCGCCGTCCTGATGATCGCGGCGCTGGCCAAGGTCCTGGTCGCCTGGTCGGACGGCTGGCGCACCCGCCGCGCCGCCGAGCCGGTCGACCAGGCGCTGCAGCAGCGGGCCGCCGCGGCGATGGCGACCGTCGCGGAGCTCGCGAACATCGCAGCGCCTGCCACCGACGTCGTCGCGATCCTCGGTGCGCCCACCGGCGACGCGGACCGCGTCGTGGGAGACGGCGGACTGGCGGTGACCCGTTTCCGAGCAGGACACCCGGCCACCGTGGTGTTCACACGAGCCGCACTCACCGGGCTCAGCTGCGCCGCGGAGCAGAGCCTGGCTGCCCACGAGCTCGCCCCACGTCATCCGACGTGATCGGATCTCGGCCGCGGCGCGCTACGCGTGGCTCCTCGGCTACCTGATGCTCGTGCTCGCCAGCGGCGGCAGCCTCACGGTCACGGCGCTCGCGGCTGCACCGCAGCTGGCCGGCCCGGCGATGCTGGCCACGATGACTGCCGCCGTAGCGTTCCTGGGCTTGCGCGTCGCCTTCGACCGGCGCGAAGAGATCGCCGCCGATCTGTTCGCCGTCGACCTGACGCGTGACCTGGACGCGGCCGCCGAGCTGATGCGGTTCTACGAGGACAACGTCGCCCGGCCGCTGCCTGATGGTGGTCTCGGCCGAGCGTGGGCGCGGCTCGAGCGACGCTGGTTCGCCACCCACCATGAGCCGCAGGCACGGCTCGCCGCCATGCGCCGCCATCTGGTCGACCAGGCGGCCGACTAGCCCTCGACGCCACCAGCACCACCGGCCACGGCCAGAGACCGCGGCTCAGGGGCTGTAGGACAGCACTCCCTCACGCGCGGGCGTCCGGATGATCCGCTCCCGCAAGGCCGGCGCCTAGCCGAGCTCGGTGACCCGATCGACTGCGGCCCGTGCAGTGGCGGCGGCCTCTGCGCGCGCCTGCTGCTGCTCTCGCCACGCCGCCTCGAAGACGTCCAGCGAGGGAGCGACCCAGCCCGGCGACGGCGCGGTCAGATGCACCGCCAGCCGGTGCCGCGGCAGGCCGGGGCGCCCTGCGGGCGCCCACCAGATCTACGTACGCGTCGACCACTCGTCCGGCGGGGTACCTGCGTAGCCGGCGGCGGCAAGGAACTGCCGCACCTGAGCGCGCGTCGCACCCCGGGGTCGCTTCGTGGCAGACATGACACCTTGATCGGCCGGGGGAGTGGGCGCCCAAGGCTACTGACCGAGGCCGGACAGTCCGGCCAGTCAGCGTCGCGGAGTGCCGCGCCGCGGCGGCCGCGGGCGGTTGACGTCCTGCCGGTCGCGCGCTGCTCCCTGCGACGTGGTCGGCGCCGGGGTGCTCTCGCCGGTGTCGATCGGGATCTCCAGACGGGAGACGATCCGGTGGCGAAGGTCGCGGGCGGGGCTGTCGCCCAGGGGCTTCTCGGCGACGATCGCGCGGGTCGCGGCGCCGACGTCGTGGCCTTGCTCGTGGGCCTGCTGCAGCATCGCTGCGGTGGCCGGCCAGTCGCCCTGCTCTAGCAGGCGCGGGTCGAGCTCGCGGGCCAGCGGCGCCCACCGCTCGGCGGGCGTCTTGTCGGCCGCGGCCGAGAGTCGGGCACGGATCTCGCTGCTCTTGTGCAGCTCGGCCAAGGCCGCCTTCCGCGGGTCGGCATCCCACGTCCTAACCGCGTCCCGCAGGTCCCGGCGGGCGTGCAGCTGGGAGAGCTGCAGCCGTGCCCGCACCTGGTTGGCGCCCGGCTCCCAGGCCAGGCTGGGACGTGCCGAGATGACCCGCATGGCGGCCACCCGTGCCTGCTCGGCGCCGAGGTTGTCGAGGCGTTCGGTGAGGAGGTGGTCGCCCAGGGACCGGAAGGCGGGCTGGCCGCTGGCCACCGCGGCGGTGAGCGCGGCTGGGCCGCGCTGAGCGAGCAGGTCGGCGGGGTCGAGTCCGTCGGGGAACCGGGCGTAGCCGGGGTCCAGGCCGTGCGGGGTGAGCATCCAGAAGTCGCGCTCGGCCGCGACCTGGCCCGCTAGGTCGGCGTCGGTGGCCACGATCGGGTCGCGGCCGACGGCGGCGAGCTGCGCGACCTGCTCATCGGTCAGTGACGTGCCGAGCGGGGCCACGCCGAGGTAGAGGCCGGCGCTGGCGATCGTGACGGCGACGGCGTCCATCGGGCCCTCGACGATCACCGGGACGGCACCCTCGGCGAGCAGCTCGTCGACGACGCCGAACAGCTGCGCGCCCTTGTGGAACAGCGGGGTGTCGGCGGTGTTGAGGTACTTCGGGCCGGCCTTGTCGGTGTCGGTGAGGTCGGGGCGGCGGCGGCCGACGAAGCCGAGCACTTCGCCCTGGTGGATCACCGGGAACATCACCCGGTCGCGGAACCGGTCGATGAGGCGGCCGGTGCTGGCCTCGGTGGCGACGCCGGTGGCAAGCATCTCTGCGTCACTGACGTCGCGGCCGCGGAGGTGGTCGACCAGGTTGGTCCACCCGGCCGGCGCCTGACCGGGGCGGAACCGCGCGTCGCCGGTGAGGTCGACGGCGAACCGGCCGGTGAGGTAGTCGCGGCCCCACGAGTCGGTGAACCGGGCCTCGAAGAAGGCCTGGGTGAGCTCGTTGATCTCGACCATGCGCTCACGCGTGACGGGGGAGGTGTGCCACTCGTCGGCGCGCTGGTACATGAGCCGGATGTCGGCGTCGGTGGGCTCCAGGCGGGTGCCGCCGAGGTCGCGGAGGTAGGCGGCCAGCGTCAGGTCGGACTCGATGTACTGGGCCTCGTCGACGTCGACCAGGTCGCCAGAGACGGCATCCACCACGTGCTCGTCGGCCGCGAGCTCGTCGTACGGGCCGGGGTCCTCGGCGAGCGGCCAGTCGGCCCAGTCGGGGTCGGCGGCGTGGTCGACGAGCGTTGCCGGGTCCGGCTCGATCCCGTCCCACAGGTCGGCGGGCGGCTCGTCGAAGTGGACATCGTGCGCGTGCTCGTCGGGGGCGGTCTCCAGCGCGATCGAGGTCCGCCAGACCAGCGCCTGGCACTCGTCGACGCCCTCCCAGCCGTCGCTCGGCATTGCCCGGCCGGCGCCCAGCAGGGCCTCGACCTGCCAGCCGCGCTGCAGGCCGTGGTCGACGTTCGCGACGAGCGCGGGCCACCAGGTGCTGGCCTGGATGCTCGCGGCGCGCTCGGGACCGAGCAGATCCGCGAGCCGAGGCGCCCAGTCGGTGGTGACGCTCTCGCCGTGGGAGCCGTCGCCGATCTGGGAGGCAACTGCCGGGGTGAGCTGACGGGCCATGCGCCACCAGATCGCGGCGGCGGCGTGCTCGTCGGGGAGCGGGCCGGCCGGGTGGTCGGGCGCGGTGGCGGTGCGCAGCAGCTCGTGGGCGGTGACGCTCGCGCGGGACATCGCGGCCAGCCGCTCGGCGAGCAGCGGGGTGAACTCGTGGTCGCGGACCTGCGGGGCGAGGGTGTAGAGCAGTTGGCGCCATTCCTTGAGTGCCGGCGTGTGGTCGCCGGTGACGGCGCGGTTGAGCCGCCGCTGGTAGGTGGAGGAGGCCTTCTGCAGCTGCGGTGCGCCGGTCGGTCGCCGGTCGTCGCCAGGGACCTGCATGGCTGCGCGCCAGACCTCGACGTTTGCGACCGTGGCGGCCTCGGGCCGGAGGCCGTTCTGTGCCCACGCCGGCAGTGCTGCCTGGTCGGTCGCCCGCGTTCGGACCTGGTCGGCGAGCTGCTCGACCAGGTGAGCGCGCTGGGAGAGGTAGGCGCCCCAGTGCGGGTCGTCGGCCAGGTGGGCCGGGACCGCGGGCATCCACGGCAGCGGCCCGGCGCCCGCGTTGCGCAGGCCGGAGGCGTCGAGGCGCCAGTCCAGAACCGCGGCGCGGTCGTGCGCGGTCTCCAGCTCCCGGTCGCCGGCGGCGGCCCGGAGGGCTTCGACGGGGTTCTCGCCGGCCGCGCCGAGCAGCAGCAGGTGGGCGCGCAGGGTGGGCCAGGCGGCCTCATCCGACAATCCGGGAGCCAGTGTCTCGACGGCGGTGTCCAGCGCGTCGACCACGGTGACCGTGGTGCCGTCGACGCCGGTCGTGGTCTCGTGGCGCAGCAGGTCCTCGGCGGCGACGTAGAGGCTGTCGAGGTAGCGCTGTGCGGCCTCGCCGAGCCGGGTGGCCGGGTCGGCCTGCTCGCGGATCAGGCTGGTCGCGGACCGCTGCGTGTTGTCGCGGCCCAGCATCGACTCGAGGATGTCGGTGGGGGTGAGCGGCCGGACCAGGGTCGGGTGGATCACCGAGTGCGGGTCGCCGTCGCCGACGACCTCGAGGTAGACGTGGTTGGCGTGCGCGCCGCGGGTCATCATCGTGTAGAGCTGCTGGCGCGACTCGGTGCCGGTGGCTAGGCCGTGCACGGTGTCGGCTGTGACGCCCTGGGCGGTGTGCACGGTGCACGCGTAGCCGAGCTCGGTGGAGCGGGAGACGTAGTCGGCGGGCAGCCGCACGGTGCGGCCGTGCTGGGTGTGCTGGACGGTCAGGTCGCCGCGGTCGTGGATCTCCAGGACGGTCCAGCGGTCGCCGTTCTTCACCCAGTCGGTGGCTGAGGTGCGCAGCCGGCGGTTGTTCTCGCGGGTGATGATCAGTTCGCCGATCGAGGCCTCGTTGCCGTCGGCGAGCCGGCGGACCGGGCCATTGGCGGCGACGTCGGTGGGGTTGATCCCCTCGAGTCGGTGGGCGCGGGCCTGCTGGTTCAGCTCGCTGACCAGGTCGCGGGTGGGGGCGAGCATGATCGAGTCGAGCCCG
This genomic window from Nocardioides marinus contains:
- a CDS encoding thiolase family protein — its product is MPAFAYAATRTPFGKLGGTLAGVRPDDLAAAAVAAVLSETSMDPAVIDDTAWGCANQAGEDNRNVGRMGLLLAGVPPSVPATTVNRLCGSSLDAVMIGSRAIDTGEADVILTGGVESMTRAPWVLPKPSRPFPAGNETLVSTTLGWRLVNEKMPKEWTVALGEANEQLRERFGISRERQDEFAARSHQLANAAWEAGFYDALVTPVTLPNGETFRRDEGIRPSSTPETLAALKPVFRKDGTITAGNASPLNDGASAVLLGSESASTKIGRDPIARIAGRGVFALDPQDFGYAPVEAANRALAGAGISWGAVGAVELNEAFAVQSLACIDAWLKEGLTDPELVNSKGGAIAIGHPLGASGGRLIGTLAAVLQERKERYGVAAICIGVGQALAVVLENLEVA
- the mobF gene encoding MobF family relaxase, producing MSLHKLTAGSGYDYLTRQVAAMDATDKGHTGLASYYTEKGETPGVWVGSSMEGIEGLDAGDVVTADHMQSLFGSGHHPLATQRTKELDLRIGRDDAARPTEADYKTAIRLGTPYKVYDNDTSPFRIEVAKGIAALNEAAGLPGDWPVPAADRAKIRTEVAAEFFRAEHGREPADARELAATIAKHSRPKTNAVAGYDLTFSPVKSVSVLWAIADPKTAAVIERAHHAAIKDALDFIESTALFTRQGTNGVRQVDVRGLIATAFTHRDSRAGDPDLHTHVAVANKVQTLDGKWLAIDGRPLHKAVVSASETYNTALERHLVDALGVQFAERPNEDARKRPIREIVGVDPNLNRRFSKRRLNVEDRRKVLAAAFQATHGRPPTPVETIQLSQQATLETRESKHEPRSLAEQREAWHREAVEVLGTPQRVKQMVHGALNPKGAARSLADSAWFTKTTDRIVATMEGSRSTWQYWHVYAEAQRQVRAANVPTNQVSQVVDLLVSEVLDDHSVSMARPWDTINEPAELRRADGSSVYTQAGADLFTSSKVLAAEQRLVDAAGRHDGYAVEAASVDLALLESTANDITLNAGQATLVREMATSGARLQLAIAPAGSGKTTAMRALASAWADGGGTIIGLAPSAAAADALRSQIDTQTDTLAKLTHCLEQARETGAAMPDWVAGIDSSTLVVIDEAGMADTLSLDAAVSYILERGGSARLIGDDQQLSAIGAGGVLRDIRATHGGLQLTELVRFKDPAEGAASLALREGKPEALGFYLDRDRVHVGDLATMTEDVFAAWQADRAAGLDSIMLAPTRDLVSELNQQARAHRLEGINPTDVAANGPVRRLADGNEASIGELIITRENNRRLRTSATDWVKNGDRWTVLEIHDRGDLTVQHTQHGRTVRLPADYVSRSTELGYACTVHTAQGVTADTVHGLATGTESRQQLYTMMTRGAHANHVYLEVVGDGDPHSVIHPTLVRPLTPTDILESMLGRDNTQRSATSLIREQADPATRLGEAAQRYLDSLYVAAEDLLRHETTTGVDGTTVTVVDALDTAVETLAPGLSDEAAWPTLRAHLLLLGAAGENPVEALRAAAGDRELETAHDRAAVLDWRLDASGLRNAGAGPLPWMPAVPAHLADDPHWGAYLSQRAHLVEQLADQVRTRATDQAALPAWAQNGLRPEAATVANVEVWRAAMQVPGDDRRPTGAPQLQKASSTYQRRLNRAVTGDHTPALKEWRQLLYTLAPQVRDHEFTPLLAERLAAMSRASVTAHELLRTATAPDHPAGPLPDEHAAAAIWWRMARQLTPAVASQIGDGSHGESVTTDWAPRLADLLGPERAASIQASTWWPALVANVDHGLQRGWQVEALLGAGRAMPSDGWEGVDECQALVWRTSIALETAPDEHAHDVHFDEPPADLWDGIEPDPATLVDHAADPDWADWPLAEDPGPYDELAADEHVVDAVSGDLVDVDEAQYIESDLTLAAYLRDLGGTRLEPTDADIRLMYQRADEWHTSPVTRERMVEINELTQAFFEARFTDSWGRDYLTGRFAVDLTGDARFRPGQAPAGWTNLVDHLRGRDVSDAEMLATGVATEASTGRLIDRFRDRVMFPVIHQGEVLGFVGRRRPDLTDTDKAGPKYLNTADTPLFHKGAQLFGVVDELLAEGAVPVIVEGPMDAVAVTIASAGLYLGVAPLGTSLTDEQVAQLAAVGRDPIVATDADLAGQVAAERDFWMLTPHGLDPGYARFPDGLDPADLLAQRGPAALTAAVASGQPAFRSLGDHLLTERLDNLGAEQARVAAMRVISARPSLAWEPGANQVRARLQLSQLHARRDLRDAVRTWDADPRKAALAELHKSSEIRARLSAAADKTPAERWAPLARELDPRLLEQGDWPATAAMLQQAHEQGHDVGAATRAIVAEKPLGDSPARDLRHRIVSRLEIPIDTGESTPAPTTSQGAARDRQDVNRPRPPRRGTPRR
- a CDS encoding M48 family metalloprotease yields the protein MMLVLASGGSLTVTALAAAPQLAGPAMLATMTAAVAFLGLRVAFDRREEIAADLFAVDLTRDLDAAAELMRFYEDNVARPLPDGGLGRAWARLERRWFATHHEPQARLAAMRRHLVDQAAD
- a CDS encoding 3-oxoacid CoA-transferase subunit A, translated to MAHASILATTDQAVAGIEDASTILIGGFGLAGMPFDLIDALIRQGAKDLTIVANNAGNAEVGLAALLKAKRVRKILCSFPRQVDSYVFDELYREGKIELEVVPQGNLAERMRAAGAGIGAFFSPTAVGTPLAEGKEERTIDGKRYILEYPIRGDYALISAHQSDVMGNLVYRKTARNFGPVMATAAATTIVQVNEIVPTGYLDPERIVTPSIYVDRVVQTEARHYTVKGAR
- a CDS encoding CoA-transferase; this encodes MTAQTSTRAPLTMDQLAAVIAHDIPEGSYVNLGIGQPTKIADHLPKDESGNVNVILHTENGMLGMGRKAEGAEVDADLTNAGKVPVVETPGCSYFHHADSFAMMRGGHLDVCVLGAFQVATNGDLANWSTGKSGDIPAVGGAMDLAIGAKDVYVMMSLFTKDGTPKLVQACTMPLTGIGCVSRVYTDYGVVDLGPDGARIRETFGITPDELFAKVAAFQR